The DNA region CATCCAAATCAATTTCCGATGAAATTATGGCCGATCAAAGGCCATGAAATCTTATTATTTATTCGGCAGAGAGCGGATTTCCATTACCTTAAAATGGATTTATTCATCCTTTTAGGTTCTTGAAATCAGTTCTATGACAGGCGCTTCCGGCGGACACCCCAACCGGAACGGAAACCAGTGACCGATTCCCGAGGAAAGATACAACTGCGAACTCCCTCTCTCATATCTGCCCCAGAGATACCTTCCCGGCATAAACGGACTGAAGAAACTCCGGCCTCCAAACCCCACTTGCCCCCCATGTGTGTGCCCGGAAAGTGTCAGCTCGATCCCCCTTTCGGCGGCTATCTCGAACCCCTCCGGTCGGTGGGATAGAAGTACCCTGAAAGCTCCTTCCGGAGCACCGGCAATTGCGCGGCCGATCGTATCGCGAAGGACTGGTGTGTTGTCGTAGCGGAGCCGGTGTGGATCATCGGCCCCGGCCAAATAGAGCGGGACACCATTAATATATATCGTTGTGCCATAACTTTTTAATAGCGGGATGGCACTCTTCTCAAAAATGCTCAAAACTTCAGTTATTCCCCTATAATATTCATGATTTCCCAGGCAGGCAAAGGCTCCATATTTCGGTTTTGAGGCTTCGACCATCTTGAGAACTTCAGGCAGCAACGACAAATCGTCGGCAATGTCACCAGTGATTAAGATTAAGTCCGGCTTGAACTTATCGGCATTTTCGAGAATTTTTTCCAGATCATCAAGGAATTTATAAATGCCCAAATGTAAATCTGTCAAATGCAGGATTTTGAATCCGTTAAGTTGTTGTGGGAGATTATTATAAATCATGGCCCGAAGATATACCCGGGTTTCCTGAAAAGCCCGCGCCACTCCGCTGGCCCCCATCGAAAGGGTGAGCAGGGGCAAAGCCGCCGCCGCGCCTTTAAGGACGATTCGACGGTTAGGATCCGGTTCACTACCCCCTTTTTCCGCC from Candidatus Zixiibacteriota bacterium includes:
- a CDS encoding metallophosphoesterase produces the protein MSGLYPLIFSLVVLTIFSILEILLIRTLNRVWWKHKFVRWGAYFLPLFGMLSIIVWFGTSYYRFQLVGRIASLTVAISLVLMLGLTLSLPISGILNFAHHLLEKRKKKQAEKGGSEPDPNRRIVLKGAAAALPLLTLSMGASGVARAFQETRVYLRAMIYNNLPQQLNGFKILHLTDLHLGIYKFLDDLEKILENADKFKPDLILITGDIADDLSLLPEVLKMVEASKPKYGAFACLGNHEYYRGITEVLSIFEKSAIPLLKSYGTTIYINGVPLYLAGADDPHRLRYDNTPVLRDTIGRAIAGAPEGAFRVLLSHRPEGFEIAAERGIELTLSGHTHGGQVGFGGRSFFSPFMPGRYLWGRYERGSSQLYLSSGIGHWFPFRLGCPPEAPVIELISRT